The following proteins are co-located in the Malus sylvestris chromosome 13, drMalSylv7.2, whole genome shotgun sequence genome:
- the LOC126595167 gene encoding histone-lysine N-methyltransferase, H3 lysine-9 specific SUVH4-like — translation MGELNDSAAHRRVSPRLQNVPAEKRPFYGSPKRMADETKDGVIRTKKTKVAKPPKPPVQSSKPEAEPSKGEVTMESSESKVTLESGESKDCVDWSWYTAADFPLTDENGVSYTARVRETLRAFNLHYLHHVQEEEKRCCKPETGSPIKSPSKKPPKGPSMSPSKKTDKKNDDEPKKQSKRPDLKALSEMLKENQILFPEKQIGHLPGIAVGHQFYSRAEMVALGFHSHWLNGIDFVGESKGKVEKFRGYKLPFALTIVVSGQYEDDVDNAEEIVYTGQGGNDLLGNKQQIADQVMKRGNLALKNNMDQGIPVRVVRGHDCVNSYTSKVYTYDGLYKVNNYWAEKGVAGFTVFKYRLKRLPGQDSLRSKQVNFVRARGSKVHAELPGLVCKDICNGLENICIPATNVIDKPPIAPEGLKYINSIIVEKDVNIPPNAPGCSCKGNCTNPLTCSCAQLNGGDFPYVSKDGGRLIEAKAVVFECGPNCGCGPGCVNRSSQRGMKHRLEVFRTDYKGWGVRSWDFIPSGAPVCEYIGVLRKTDEVDSLLGNEYIFEIDCWHTMHGIGSREKRMCDVTIPNGDAESGFSKLSESEPEFCIDAASHGNVTRYINHSCEPNLFVQCVLSSHHDVRLARIVLFAADNIPPLQELSYDYGYELDSVVGLDGKIKQLACHCGAVGCRKRLY, via the exons ATGGGTGAACTGAACGATTCCGCCGCTCATCGCAGGGTTAGCCCCCGGCTGCAGAACGTTCCGGCGGAGAAACGGCCTTTTTACGGGAGTCCGAAGCGGATGGCTGATGAGACCAAGGACGGCGTCATCAGGACCAAGAAGACCAAGGTTGCGAAACCCCCTAAACCGCCAGTGCAGAGTTCTAAGCCTGAAGCTGAACCGAGCAAGGGAGAAGTGACAATGGAGAGCAGCGAGAGCAAAGTGACACTGGAGAGTGGCGAGAGCAAGGATTGTGTGGATTGGAGTTGGTATACAGCTGCTGATTTTCCTTTGACTGATGAGAACGGTGTGAGCTACACTGCTCGCGTGAGGGAGACACTCCGAGCTTTCAATTTGCATTACCTTCACCATGTTCAG GAAGAGGAGAAAAGATGTTGTAAGCCTgag ACTGGGAGTCCTATCAAGAGTCCTTCCAAAAAACCTCCCAAAGGGCCTTCGATGAGTCCTTCCAAGAAAACTGATAAGAAG AATGATGATGAACCTAAGAAGCAGTCCAAGAGACCTGATCTGAAGGCACTTTCCGAG ATGCTCAAGGAGAATCAAATTTTATTCCCTGAAAAGCAAATTGGTCATCTTCCGG GTATTGCTGTTGGGCATCAATTTTACTCCCGGGCTGAAATGGTGGCTTTAGGGTTCCATTCACACTGGTTAAATGGAATTGATTTTGTAGGAGAATCTAAAGGCAAGGTG GAGAAATTCAGAGGCTATAAGCTTCCATTTGCCTTAACAATTGTGGTTTCTGGCCAATATGAAGATGATGTTGATAACGCAGAAGAGATTGTTTATACTGGTCAAGGTGGAAATGATTTGCTTGGTAATAAACAACAAATTGCAGATCAAGTTATGAAACGGGGTAATTTGGCTCTTAAG AATAATATGGACCAGGGCATTCCTGTTAGAGTTGTCCGTGGACATGACTGCGTCAATAGTTATACTAGTAAAGTTTATACGTATGATGGCCTATACAAG GTTAACAATTATTGGGCAGAAAAGGGTGTTGCTGGATTTACCGTGTTTAAGTATCGTTTAAAGCGACTTCCAGGGCAAGATAGTTTGCGTAGTAAACag GTAAATTTTGTTCGTGCGCGAGGGTCTAAAGTTCACGCTGAATTACCTGG GTTGGTGTGCAAGGACATTTGCAACGGTCTAGAAAATATTTGCATTCCAGCTACGAACGTCATTGATAAACCTCCTATAGCGCCTGAAG GCCTTAAATATATTAACTCTATTATAGTTGAAAAAGATGTGAACATTCCACCGAACGCTCCTGGGTGCAGTTGCAAAGGAAACTGTACTAATCCACTGACTTGCTCTTGTGCTCAACTGAATGGCGGCGATTTTCCTTACGTTAGTAAAGATGGTGGAAG ATTAATTGAGGCAAAGGCTGTTGTGTTTGAGTGTGGTCCAAATTGCGGCTGTGGACCTGGTTGTGTTAACCGTTCATCTCAGCGGGGAATGAAGCATCGACTTGAG GTATTTCGTACGGATTACAAAGGCTGGGGTGTTAGGTCGTGGGACTTTATTCCTTCTGGTGCACCAGTATGTGAATACATTGGAGTTCTTAGGAAGACTGATGAAGTTGACAGTCTCTTGGGGAAcgaatatatatttgaaattgattGCTGGCATACAATGCATGGGATTGGGTCAAGAGAG AAGCGAATGTGCGATGTGACTATTCCAAAtggtgatgcagagtcaggaTTCAGCAAGCTATCAGAAAGTGAGCCTGAGTTTTGCATAGATGCCGCTTCTCATGGCAACGTTACTAGATATATCAATCATAGTTGTGAGCCTAACCTCTTCGTACAATGTGTTTTGAGCTCCCATCATGATGTTAGACTCGCTAGAATTGTGTTATTCGCTGCGGATAATATACCTCCATTGCAG GAACTTTCATATGACTATGGTTATGAACTTGATAGCGTGGTCGGTCTTGATGGAAAAATTAAGCAGTTAGCCTGCCATTGCGGTGCAGTTGGCTGTCGGAAGCGTTTGTACTAG